The Mangrovimonas cancribranchiae nucleotide sequence GAATACTACATTCGCGTTCAAATAAATGGACAATATTTCCATGTGTGTCTGCCATAACTTGAATTTCAATATGCCTTGGTGAGGCTACATATTTTTCAATAAATACTGAACCATCTCCAAAGGCCGAAGTGGCTTCGCTAATGGCGCGATTCATTTGCGACTCTAAATCTTTTTCTTCTTCAACAACACGCATCCCTTTTCCACCACCACCGGCAGAGGCTTTAATTAAAATAGGAAAGCCAATGTCTTTGGCTATGGTTTTGGCTTTTTCAACATCGGTAATGGCTTCGTCAATGCCAGGAACCATAGGAATATCGTAAGCTTTTACAGCTTCTTTGGCTGCTAGTTTACTGCCCATGATTTTAATGGCTTTGCTTTTTGGACCAATAAATGTAATGTTGTTAGCTTCGCATAATTCGGCAAAATCAGCATTTTCACTTAAAAATCCATAACCTGGGTGAATACCATCAACACCTAACGATTTAGATATTTCAATAATTCTATCTCCAAGAAGGTACGATTGATTAGATGGTGCTTCACCTACGCAAACAGCTTCATCGGCAAATGTAACGTGTGGCGATTGCCTATCTACAGTCGAGTAAATAGCAACCGTTTTTATGCCCATTTTTTTTATGGTTTTCATCACCCTAAGGGCAATTTCACCACGATTGGCAACTAATATTTTTTTCATAAATAAGATGTTATTTATAGAATATACTAAAAGAATAGTCTATATGTTGTTATTCAAATTCTAATAATAATTGATTCTTGTCTACAGCATCCCCTTTATTAACCGTAATAGACTTAATAACGCCATCTCTAGGCGAAGTCAAGACGTTTTCCATTTTCATAGCTTCTAATATTAATAAGCAATCGTCTTCTTTAACCTCTTGTCCAACACTTACATTAATATCTAAAATAAGGCCTGGCATAGGGGCTTTTAGGTCGTTAACATGCTTAGCGCTTCCAATTTCGAAGCCCATGTCTTTAATTAGAACATCTAAATTGTTAGAAATAGCAACATTATAAAGGTTATTGTTAACTTTTACTTGGTATGTTCTCTGATTGTAATCGGATTGAATGATTTGTGTTTTATAGCTTTTAAAATCTTTTAAAAGATGAAAATGATTATCAGCTATTTGTTGAAGGTCTAATTGTTCAACATCTTTTGAATCTATTTCTGTTGAAACGTTTCCGTTAACCGAAACTTGAAATTTACTCATAAATTTTGCTTTTAAAGGATAAAGATAGACATTCTATAACGTTTTCGTAATGTAGGTTTGTTAAATGTGCTAAATTGCTATACTTTAAATAGCGTTTTAAGTGTGATCCCTTTTTTATTTTTTAATATAGTGGTAGTTTTTAAAAAAACTAAAGCAGTTATTAAGGCGTCTCCTGCAGCTGTGTGACGATCTGAAACATCTAATAAGTACTTATCTGCGATATTATCTAAGCTTAGCTCTTCTTGGCGGTTAAAGTTGGTTTTAATACGTGTTGCATTATATAAGTGAACCGTGTCTAGAATTTTATTTTTCAAATGTGGAAACCCGTGTCTTTCTAACATTTTATTAATCATGGTGACATCAAACTTAGCATGGTGTGCTACAATTATGGCATTACCTAAGTACTCTAAAAACTTTTCTATAGCTTCATATTCGGTTACGGTTTTTAGGCGCTCATTTTTGATGATTCCATGAATTTCTACCGTTTTTTCATTAAAACGTTCTTGTTTGATGTAGGTTTCGAAAGAATGTGCTATTTGAATCTCGTAATTTAGAATTTCAACAGCACCAATGCATAATATTCTATCTTTTGAATAGCTAAAACCTGTCGTTTCAGTATCAAGTACAACAAAACGAGCTGTTTTTAAATCTTTATGAGTATCTGGAGAAAAAGAATTCTCGTAATCATTCCAAAATTCGGGAAGTGTAAATTGTTTTGTGCGTTTTTTAAACCAATTAAACATTATAGTAATGTGCTAATATTAAACCTAATTTTTATAAACTCTTGAACGTGAGAAATGGTTTTAAAACAGCGTTTTAACTTCATTTTTTCTTCTTTAGTGAGTTCTT carries:
- a CDS encoding acetyl-CoA carboxylase biotin carboxyl carrier protein subunit, with amino-acid sequence MSKFQVSVNGNVSTEIDSKDVEQLDLQQIADNHFHLLKDFKSYKTQIIQSDYNQRTYQVKVNNNLYNVAISNNLDVLIKDMGFEIGSAKHVNDLKAPMPGLILDINVSVGQEVKEDDCLLILEAMKMENVLTSPRDGVIKSITVNKGDAVDKNQLLLEFE
- a CDS encoding 3'-5' exonuclease, producing the protein MFNWFKKRTKQFTLPEFWNDYENSFSPDTHKDLKTARFVVLDTETTGFSYSKDRILCIGAVEILNYEIQIAHSFETYIKQERFNEKTVEIHGIIKNERLKTVTEYEAIEKFLEYLGNAIIVAHHAKFDVTMINKMLERHGFPHLKNKILDTVHLYNATRIKTNFNRQEELSLDNIADKYLLDVSDRHTAAGDALITALVFLKTTTILKNKKGITLKTLFKV